One region of Alosa alosa isolate M-15738 ecotype Scorff River chromosome 1, AALO_Geno_1.1, whole genome shotgun sequence genomic DNA includes:
- the LOC125304989 gene encoding ecto-ADP-ribosyltransferase 5-like, whose protein sequence is MRAHVLILIMVTTVMGYKVRSLSKKWALNIAPNSVDDAYTSCTNEMSKRISKCLASDMKTNDDFKTAWNTAKKQVDKKENPRNGLTVNHAIAIRVYTNEKPNIYNQFNKAVHDCKDTYKTKFNYHALHFLLTDALKHLKENQKDQEQCVNTYRRTNEDFDKNVVNMEIRFGRFTSASLSDPPTRFGQKSCFKIYTCHGAALGNYSHLQHEKEVLIPPYEKFKVVSVEVSDKEDRWCDVVYTLTSTGTLSNLDCALMQNAV, encoded by the exons ATGAGGGCCCATGTTCTGATACTGATCATGGTGACTACAGTAAtg GGTTACAAGGTGCGTTCTCTGTCCAAGAAATGGGCTTTAAACATAGCACCCAACTCTGTTGATGATGCCTACACTTCCTGCACCAATGAAATGTCCAAGAGGATCTCCAAGTGTCTTGCCAGTGACATGAAAACAAATGATGATTTCAAAACAGCATGGAACACTGCAAAGAAGCAGGTTGACAAAAAGGAAAATCCCAGAAATGGTCTGACTGTAAACCATGCGATTGCCATCCGAGTGTACACCAATGAAAAACCTAACATCTACAACCAGTTTAATAAAGCTGTGCATGATTGCAAGGATACTTACAAAACCAAGTTCAACTACCATGCTCTCCACTTCCTGCTAACTGATGCCCTTAAGCACCTGAAAGAGAACCAAAAGGACCAAGAGCAGTGCGTGAACACCTACCGCAGAACCAATGAGGACTTTGACAAAAATGTTGTCAATATGGAGATCCGATTTGGAAGATTCACATCCGCCTCCCTCAGTGATCCCCCGACCCGTTTTGGCCAGAAGTCCTGCTTTAAAATCTATACCTGTCATGGTGCTGCTCTGGGGAATTACTCACATTTGCAACATGAGAAAGAGGTGTTGATCCCACCCTATGAGAAGTTTAAAGTTGTGAGTGTTGAAGTGAGTGATAAGGAAGATCGATGGTGTGATGTAGTGTACACACTGACCAGCACTGGTACCCTTAGTAATTTGGATTGTGCGCTAATGCAAAACGCTGTATAG